From a region of the Citricoccus muralis genome:
- the infB gene encoding translation initiation factor IF-2 codes for MAKVRVHELAKELGISSKEALNKLQDMGEFVRSASSTIEPPVVKKLRSAYADAAPKTPSKPATAKPAAAAPAPAAPAAEKPSAPATPAAEKPAAPAAAKPGAPAPAPAPAAPAAEKPSAPAPAVPAAEKPAAPAAPATPAASTEAPAPAESAAPASPSAPKPATPARPGAPKPGGTKPAAPRPGNNPFTSKQSAPRADERGGERSGGPRPGGPRPGGPRPGNNPFAPKQGMRSGRPDAGERAGGPRPGGPRPAAAGAGAGAPRPGGARPSPNMMPGHINKPQPASARPGGRGRPGGGPGGAPGGGTGGGPRGGRPTSRGGTQGAFGRGGPGGRKQRKSKRAKRQELEQKSAPSVGGVSVPRGDGTTQLRLRRGSSLSDFAEKINADPASLVTVLFHLGEMANANQSLDEETFRVLGEELGYQIEIVSPEDEDKELLEAFDIDLDAEEEAETEDDLEKRPAVVTVMGHVDHGKTRLLDAIRSTKVIEGEAGGITQHIGAYQVDFQHGETDRSLTFIDTPGHEAFTAMRARGAKVTDIAVLVVAADDGVMPQTVEALNHAKAAGVPIVVAVNKIDKPEASPEKIRGQLAEYGLVPEEYGGDTMFVDVSARNNLNIEELLSAILLTADAALELTANPNKGARGVAIEANLDKGRGAVVTVLVQSGTLRVGDTMVVGHGHGRVRAMFDDDGTTVTEAPPSRPVQVLGLSSVPRAGDTFLVTEDDRTARQIAEKREAADRNAMLAKRRKRISLENFDQAVAEGKIDTLNLIIKGDASGAVEALEDSLLEIEVGAEVQLRVIHRGVGAITQNDVNLATVDNAIIIGFNVRPAERVTDLADKEGVDMRFYSVIYDALDDIESALKGMLKPEYEEVQLGTAEVREVFRSSKWGSIAGSLVRSGLIRRNASARLVRDGNVVADKLKIESLRRFKDDATEVREGYECGIGLGGFNDIKDGDIIETFEMQEKPRV; via the coding sequence GTGGCTAAGGTCCGCGTCCACGAGCTCGCCAAAGAGCTCGGCATTTCATCCAAGGAGGCCCTGAACAAGCTTCAGGACATGGGCGAATTCGTTCGTTCCGCCTCCTCGACCATCGAACCCCCGGTGGTCAAGAAGCTGCGTTCCGCCTATGCGGACGCCGCACCGAAGACTCCCTCCAAGCCGGCCACCGCCAAGCCTGCGGCAGCCGCTCCGGCACCGGCCGCCCCCGCGGCCGAGAAGCCGTCTGCTCCGGCCACCCCGGCCGCGGAGAAGCCGGCAGCTCCGGCCGCCGCGAAGCCGGGCGCACCGGCACCGGCACCGGCACCGGCTGCCCCCGCGGCTGAGAAGCCGTCTGCTCCGGCACCGGCCGTGCCTGCGGCCGAGAAGCCGGCTGCTCCCGCCGCGCCGGCCACCCCGGCAGCATCGACGGAGGCTCCCGCCCCGGCGGAGTCGGCTGCACCAGCCTCTCCGTCCGCGCCGAAGCCGGCCACCCCGGCCCGCCCGGGTGCCCCGAAGCCGGGCGGCACCAAGCCGGCCGCCCCGCGGCCCGGCAACAACCCGTTCACCTCCAAGCAGTCCGCGCCCCGCGCAGACGAGCGTGGCGGCGAACGCTCGGGTGGCCCGCGTCCCGGCGGCCCCCGCCCCGGTGGCCCGCGTCCCGGCAACAACCCCTTCGCTCCCAAGCAGGGCATGCGTTCGGGCCGTCCGGATGCTGGTGAGCGTGCCGGCGGTCCCCGCCCTGGTGGTCCGCGTCCGGCAGCCGCCGGCGCGGGTGCCGGTGCCCCCCGTCCGGGTGGCGCACGCCCCAGCCCGAACATGATGCCGGGCCATATCAACAAGCCGCAGCCGGCCTCCGCCCGTCCGGGTGGCCGTGGACGTCCCGGTGGCGGCCCCGGGGGCGCTCCCGGCGGCGGGACCGGTGGCGGCCCGCGTGGTGGCCGTCCCACCAGCCGCGGCGGCACCCAGGGTGCCTTCGGCCGCGGTGGCCCCGGTGGCCGCAAGCAGCGCAAGTCGAAGCGCGCGAAGCGTCAGGAACTGGAACAGAAGTCGGCACCGTCGGTCGGCGGCGTCTCCGTCCCGCGCGGTGACGGCACCACGCAGCTCCGCCTGCGCCGCGGCTCGTCCCTGAGTGACTTCGCCGAGAAGATCAATGCGGATCCGGCCTCGCTGGTGACCGTGCTCTTCCACCTGGGCGAGATGGCGAACGCCAACCAGTCCCTGGACGAGGAGACGTTCCGCGTGCTCGGGGAGGAACTCGGCTACCAGATCGAGATCGTCTCCCCGGAGGACGAGGACAAGGAGCTCCTCGAGGCCTTCGACATCGACCTCGACGCCGAGGAAGAGGCGGAGACCGAGGACGACCTCGAGAAGCGCCCGGCCGTCGTGACCGTCATGGGCCACGTGGACCACGGCAAGACCCGACTGCTGGACGCCATCCGCTCCACCAAGGTCATCGAGGGTGAGGCCGGTGGCATCACCCAGCACATCGGTGCCTACCAGGTGGACTTCCAGCACGGCGAGACGGACCGCAGCCTGACCTTCATCGATACCCCGGGCCACGAGGCGTTCACCGCCATGCGTGCCCGTGGTGCCAAGGTCACGGACATCGCGGTGCTCGTGGTGGCCGCTGATGACGGCGTCATGCCGCAGACCGTCGAGGCTCTGAACCACGCCAAGGCGGCCGGCGTGCCGATCGTGGTCGCAGTCAACAAGATCGACAAGCCCGAGGCCTCCCCGGAAAAGATCCGCGGTCAGCTCGCCGAGTACGGCCTGGTCCCCGAGGAGTACGGCGGCGACACGATGTTCGTGGACGTCTCCGCCCGGAACAACCTGAACATCGAGGAGCTGCTCTCGGCCATCCTGCTCACCGCGGACGCCGCGCTGGAGCTCACCGCCAACCCGAACAAGGGTGCCCGCGGTGTGGCCATCGAGGCGAACCTGGACAAGGGCCGCGGCGCCGTTGTCACGGTGCTCGTGCAGTCCGGCACGCTCCGCGTCGGGGACACCATGGTGGTGGGCCACGGCCACGGCCGCGTCCGCGCCATGTTCGACGACGACGGCACCACCGTGACCGAGGCGCCGCCGTCGCGTCCGGTCCAGGTGCTGGGTCTGTCCTCCGTGCCGCGCGCCGGCGACACCTTCCTGGTGACCGAGGACGACCGCACCGCCCGCCAGATCGCTGAGAAGCGCGAAGCCGCCGATCGCAACGCCATGCTGGCCAAGCGCCGCAAGCGGATCTCCCTGGAGAACTTCGACCAGGCCGTGGCCGAGGGCAAGATCGACACCCTCAACCTCATCATCAAGGGCGACGCCTCCGGCGCCGTGGAGGCCCTCGAGGACTCCCTGCTCGAGATCGAGGTCGGCGCCGAGGTGCAGCTGCGCGTCATCCACCGTGGCGTGGGTGCCATCACGCAGAACGACGTCAACCTGGCCACCGTGGACAACGCCATCATCATCGGCTTCAACGTCCGCCCGGCCGAGCGCGTGACCGATCTGGCCGACAAGGAGGGCGTGGACATGCGCTTCTACTCGGTGATCTATGACGCGCTCGATGACATCGAGAGCGCGCTCAAGGGCATGCTCAAGCCGGAGTACGAAGAGGTCCAGCTGGGTACCGCGGAGGTCCGCGAGGTCTTCCGGTCCTCCAAGTGGGGCAGCATCGCCGGCTCGCTGGTCCGTTCCGGGCTCATCCGCCGCAACGCCTCGGCCCGCCTCGTGCGGGACGGCAACGTGGTGGCGGACAAGCTCAAGATCGAGTCGCTGCGCCGGTTCAAGGACGATGCCACCGAGGTCCGCGAGGGCTACGAGTGCGGTATCGGCCTGGGTGGCTTCAACGACATCAAGGACGGCGACATCATCGAGACCTTCGAGATGCAGGAGAAGCCGCGCGTCTGA
- the rbfA gene encoding 30S ribosome-binding factor RbfA: protein MVDQARAARLAQRIKVLVAEALRKRVKDDRAEAITLTEVRVTNDLQHATVYYTVLGDATAAEGAREVLEAHQGAIRHEVGRQLTIRLVPTLDFVADEVPETAAHLEEVLAQARERDAELARLRENASFAGEPDPYKKDGEDSGNEDAAR from the coding sequence ATGGTGGATCAGGCACGTGCGGCCCGGTTGGCCCAACGGATCAAGGTCCTGGTCGCCGAGGCCCTGCGCAAGCGGGTCAAGGACGACCGGGCCGAGGCCATCACCCTCACCGAGGTGCGGGTGACCAACGACCTCCAGCACGCCACCGTGTACTACACGGTGCTCGGTGACGCCACGGCGGCCGAGGGCGCCCGGGAGGTCCTCGAGGCCCACCAGGGCGCCATCCGGCACGAGGTCGGGCGACAGCTGACCATCCGGCTGGTGCCGACCCTGGATTTCGTGGCCGACGAGGTCCCGGAAACCGCGGCGCACCTCGAGGAGGTGCTCGCCCAGGCCAGGGAGCGCGACGCAGAACTGGCCCGGTTGCGGGAGAACGCCTCCTTCGCCGGTGAGCCCGACCCGTACAAGAAGGACGGCGAGGACAGCGGGAACGAGGACGCGGCCCGTTGA
- the truB gene encoding tRNA pseudouridine(55) synthase TruB, with the protein MPEGAPGNQASGLVLVDKPAGWTSHDVVGKVRRLAGTRKVGHAGTLDPMATGLLVVGFNKATRLLTAITGTDKTYLATVRLGVSTVTDDAEGDVLQTRLANAVTPERVDAAVADLTGDILQIPSAVSAIKVDGQRAYHRVRAGEDVRLEARPVTVRRFEVTDYRRAEDGTTVDLDVEVDCTSGTYIRALARDLGEALETGGHLTALRRTAVGPFSVTDAVTLEDLAVRFTSTELSAAAAGLFPVRRLTGEEASELSFGRRIEATGTEGMLAAQAPDGTVVALISDQARQGRPEALSAKPEIVFAPAQAPAPAPGQAPAQDGGLT; encoded by the coding sequence CTGCCCGAGGGCGCTCCCGGCAACCAGGCCTCCGGCCTGGTGCTCGTGGACAAGCCGGCCGGCTGGACCTCCCATGACGTAGTCGGGAAGGTCCGCCGGCTGGCCGGCACCCGCAAGGTCGGTCATGCTGGAACGCTGGATCCGATGGCCACCGGCCTGCTGGTGGTCGGTTTCAACAAGGCCACCCGACTGCTGACGGCGATCACGGGGACGGACAAGACGTACCTGGCGACAGTCCGGCTCGGGGTCTCCACCGTGACGGACGACGCCGAGGGCGATGTGCTGCAGACGCGGCTCGCGAACGCGGTCACCCCGGAACGGGTGGACGCCGCCGTGGCCGATCTCACGGGGGACATCCTGCAGATCCCCTCGGCCGTGTCCGCCATCAAGGTGGACGGGCAACGCGCCTATCACCGGGTGCGCGCCGGCGAGGACGTGCGCCTCGAGGCCCGGCCCGTCACGGTCCGCCGCTTCGAGGTCACCGATTACCGGCGAGCCGAGGATGGCACCACCGTGGACCTCGACGTCGAGGTGGACTGCACCTCCGGGACCTATATCCGTGCCCTTGCCAGGGACCTGGGGGAGGCCCTCGAGACCGGCGGCCACCTGACGGCCTTGCGGCGCACCGCCGTCGGGCCCTTCTCCGTGACCGATGCCGTGACCCTCGAGGACCTGGCGGTGCGATTCACCTCCACCGAGCTCTCCGCGGCCGCGGCCGGGCTGTTCCCCGTGCGCCGGCTGACCGGTGAGGAGGCCTCTGAGCTGTCCTTCGGGCGGCGCATCGAGGCCACCGGCACCGAGGGGATGCTGGCCGCGCAGGCGCCGGACGGCACCGTCGTCGCCCTGATCTCCGACCAAGCGCGCCAGGGCCGCCCGGAGGCACTCTCCGCCAAGCCCGAGATCGTCTTCGCGCCGGCCCAAGCGCCGGCCCCAGCGCCAGGCCAAGCGCCCGCCCAGGACGGCGGGCTGACGTGA
- a CDS encoding bifunctional riboflavin kinase/FAD synthetase — protein MHYWDGLAAVPENPAPSVVTIGNFDGVHRGHLQVLDQVVSAARGSGATSVAITFDPHPRVVHRPNDLQEAITGYEEKARLIEQAGIDAMLVIHYTLEFAHQSPEEFVKNVIVDAVNASAVVVGRDVRFGYRNSGDFGTMVELGRTYGFDVIDVADFGEDRRCSSTWIRESLREGQVREAAGVLGRNHRVHGEVVHGFARGRELGFPTANLSDEVQGMIPADGVYAGWLFDEAHRCWPVAISIGSNPTFEGVSRVVEAHVIDRPQEQVEDFDLYGQFVTVEFVERLRGMVAFEGIPKLVEQMTQDVDRTREVLAAVPADPRP, from the coding sequence ATGCACTATTGGGACGGCCTAGCCGCCGTACCGGAGAATCCCGCACCCTCCGTGGTCACCATCGGAAACTTCGACGGGGTGCACCGTGGCCACCTCCAGGTCCTCGACCAGGTCGTCTCCGCCGCGCGCGGTTCCGGGGCGACCTCCGTGGCCATCACCTTCGACCCCCACCCCCGCGTGGTGCATCGGCCCAATGACCTCCAGGAGGCCATCACCGGTTACGAGGAGAAGGCCCGGTTGATCGAGCAGGCCGGCATCGACGCGATGCTGGTCATCCACTACACCCTCGAGTTCGCCCATCAGAGTCCCGAGGAGTTCGTCAAGAACGTGATCGTGGACGCCGTCAACGCCTCGGCGGTGGTGGTGGGCCGGGACGTCCGCTTCGGCTACCGCAACTCCGGTGACTTCGGCACCATGGTGGAACTCGGCCGCACGTACGGCTTCGACGTCATCGATGTGGCCGATTTCGGTGAGGACCGCCGCTGCTCCTCCACCTGGATCCGCGAATCGCTGCGAGAGGGCCAGGTCCGCGAGGCCGCCGGTGTGCTGGGCCGCAACCACCGCGTGCACGGCGAGGTCGTCCACGGCTTCGCCCGGGGTCGCGAGCTGGGCTTCCCCACCGCCAACCTCTCGGACGAGGTCCAGGGCATGATCCCCGCCGACGGCGTCTACGCCGGCTGGCTCTTCGACGAGGCGCACCGCTGCTGGCCCGTCGCCATCTCGATCGGCTCCAATCCGACCTTCGAGGGCGTGTCCCGGGTGGTCGAGGCCCATGTCATCGACCGGCCGCAGGAACAGGTCGAGGACTTCGACCTGTACGGCCAGTTCGTCACGGTCGAATTCGTGGAACGGCTGCGCGGCATGGTCGCGTTCGAAGGCATCCCCAAGCTCGTCGAGCAGATGACCCAGGACGTCGACCGCACGCGCGAGGTCCTGGCCGCGGTCCCGGCGGACCCCCGTCCGTGA
- a CDS encoding class I SAM-dependent methyltransferase, with protein MTRPVPNRPGGDPRLDSASRQSLGAAFATGGEHYHAVRPSYPAQTVDFMIPPGARTAVDLGAGTGLFTRLLADRGLEVTAVDPSASMLAPLRRAVPSAAVVQAAAEHTGLESGGFDLVTSAQAWHWIDPDAGSAEAARLLRPGGTLALVWNQLDTSVPWVHRLTRIMHAGDVHAAGSGRPQRRTRAPFGAEEHHEVHWTDRTTPAGLHALMASRSYWLRSGEPIRARMTANLEWYLHEHLGFAPDEAIELPYLTFALRTRRG; from the coding sequence GTGACACGTCCCGTCCCGAACCGGCCCGGCGGGGACCCGCGCCTCGACAGCGCCTCCCGCCAGAGCCTCGGGGCCGCCTTCGCCACCGGGGGAGAGCACTACCACGCGGTGCGGCCCTCCTACCCGGCACAGACCGTCGACTTCATGATCCCGCCCGGCGCCCGCACCGCCGTGGACCTCGGCGCCGGCACCGGCCTCTTCACCCGGCTGCTGGCGGACCGGGGGCTCGAGGTCACCGCCGTGGACCCCTCGGCCTCCATGCTGGCACCGCTGCGGCGCGCGGTGCCCTCCGCCGCCGTCGTGCAGGCCGCCGCGGAGCACACGGGACTGGAGTCCGGCGGTTTCGACCTGGTCACGAGCGCGCAGGCGTGGCACTGGATCGACCCGGACGCCGGCTCGGCGGAAGCCGCTCGGCTGTTGCGCCCCGGCGGGACGCTGGCCCTGGTGTGGAACCAACTGGACACCTCCGTGCCCTGGGTCCACCGGCTCACCCGCATCATGCATGCCGGGGACGTCCATGCGGCCGGCTCCGGCCGGCCACAGCGGCGCACGCGCGCGCCCTTCGGAGCAGAGGAGCACCACGAGGTGCACTGGACGGACCGCACGACGCCGGCCGGCCTCCACGCGCTCATGGCGTCCCGTTCGTATTGGCTCCGCTCGGGGGAGCCCATCCGAGCGAGGATGACGGCCAATCTCGAGTGGTACCTGCACGAGCACCTGGGATTCGCCCCGGACGAGGCGATCGAACTGCCGTACCTGACGTTCGCGCTGCGCACGCGGCGCGGCTGA
- the rpsO gene encoding 30S ribosomal protein S15, with translation MALDPAVKQDIMKEYATHEGDTGSPEVQVAVLSRRILDLTEHLKSHKHDHHTRRGLMALVGRRRRMLGYLERTDIERYRSLIGRLGLRK, from the coding sequence GTGGCACTCGACCCCGCCGTCAAGCAGGACATCATGAAGGAATACGCCACCCACGAGGGCGACACCGGTTCTCCGGAAGTGCAGGTTGCTGTGCTGTCCCGTCGCATCTTGGACCTGACGGAACACCTGAAGTCCCACAAGCACGACCACCACACCCGCCGCGGCCTGATGGCCCTGGTCGGTCGCCGTCGTCGTATGCTCGGGTACCTTGAGCGCACTGACATCGAGCGCTACCGCTCGCTGATCGGGCGCCTCGGCCTGCGTAAGTGA
- a CDS encoding polyribonucleotide nucleotidyltransferase, translating to MEGPEIKFAEAVIDNGTYGQRVVRFETGRLAQQAAGAAMVYIDEETSMLSATTVGKSPREGFDFFPLTVDVEERMYAAGRIPGSFFRREGRPSTDAVLTCRLIDRPLRPAFTKGIRNEVQVVVTVTSIAPDEVYDTVAINAASMSTQLSGLPFSGPIGGVRVALIDDGAGNRQWVAFPKHSQLKDAVFNMAVAGRVAGDDIAVMMVEAEATPDSWNLIKEQGATAPTEEIVAEGLEAAKPFIKALCDAQADLAQRAAKAPVDVPIFKDYEDDAYEAVEQFAGARLQEIYSIADKLERQNTDDAYRAEVVEALAGEGTQFEQRRGEISKAYGAVTKKAVRQQILTNQVRIDGRGLTDIRKLTAEVEVLPRVHGSAIFERGETQIMGVTTLNMLKMEQQIDSLAPETRKRYLHHYNFPPYSVGETGRVGSPKRREIGHGALAERAIVPVLPSREEFPYAIRQVSEALGSNGSTSMGSVCASTLSMLNAGVPLKAAVAGIAMGLVSDTVDGQTRYAALTDILGAEDAFGDMDFKVAGTSEFVTAIQLDTKLDGIPASVLAAALTQAREARLHILGVLNAAIDAPDEMSQYAPRIIAVKIPVDKIGAVIGPKGAMINQIQDDTGADISIEDDGTVLIGATEGSAAEAARSAVNAIANPQVPEVGERYLGTVVKLTTFGAFVSLTPGKDGLLHISELRKINEGKRVEDVEDVVEVGQKIQVEITKIDDRGKLSLAPVVEGGESEDSESDAEGGAEEPEEN from the coding sequence ATGGAGGGTCCCGAAATCAAGTTCGCCGAAGCCGTCATCGACAACGGCACTTACGGCCAGCGCGTCGTGCGCTTCGAAACCGGCCGTCTGGCCCAGCAGGCCGCCGGCGCGGCCATGGTCTACATCGACGAGGAGACCTCGATGCTGTCGGCCACGACCGTCGGCAAGTCCCCGCGTGAAGGCTTCGACTTCTTCCCGCTGACCGTGGACGTCGAGGAGCGCATGTACGCTGCCGGCCGCATCCCCGGTTCGTTCTTCCGCCGTGAAGGCCGCCCGTCCACGGACGCCGTCCTCACCTGCCGCCTGATCGACCGCCCGCTGCGTCCCGCGTTCACCAAGGGCATCCGCAACGAGGTCCAGGTCGTCGTGACCGTCACCTCGATCGCCCCGGACGAGGTCTACGACACGGTGGCCATCAACGCCGCCTCGATGTCCACCCAGCTCTCCGGCCTGCCGTTCTCGGGCCCGATCGGCGGCGTGCGCGTGGCCCTGATCGACGACGGCGCCGGCAACCGCCAGTGGGTCGCCTTCCCGAAGCACTCCCAGCTCAAGGACGCCGTGTTCAACATGGCCGTGGCCGGCCGTGTGGCCGGTGACGACATCGCCGTGATGATGGTCGAGGCCGAGGCAACTCCGGACTCCTGGAACCTGATCAAGGAACAGGGAGCCACCGCTCCGACCGAGGAGATCGTGGCCGAGGGCCTCGAGGCCGCCAAGCCCTTCATCAAGGCCCTCTGCGACGCCCAGGCCGACCTGGCCCAGCGTGCCGCCAAGGCGCCGGTCGACGTGCCGATCTTCAAGGACTACGAGGACGACGCGTACGAGGCCGTGGAGCAGTTCGCCGGTGCCCGCCTGCAGGAGATCTACTCGATCGCCGACAAGCTGGAGCGCCAGAACACCGATGACGCCTACCGCGCCGAGGTCGTCGAGGCCCTGGCCGGGGAGGGCACCCAGTTCGAGCAGCGCCGCGGTGAGATCTCCAAAGCCTACGGTGCCGTGACCAAGAAGGCCGTGCGCCAGCAGATCCTGACCAACCAGGTCCGCATCGACGGCCGTGGCCTCACGGACATCCGCAAGCTGACCGCCGAGGTGGAGGTCCTGCCGCGCGTGCACGGTTCGGCCATCTTCGAGCGCGGCGAGACCCAGATCATGGGTGTCACCACGCTGAACATGCTGAAGATGGAACAGCAGATCGACTCGCTGGCCCCGGAGACGCGCAAGCGCTACCTGCACCACTACAACTTCCCGCCGTACTCCGTTGGCGAGACCGGCCGCGTGGGCTCGCCGAAGCGCCGCGAGATCGGCCACGGTGCCCTCGCCGAGCGTGCCATAGTCCCGGTGCTGCCGTCCCGCGAGGAGTTCCCCTACGCGATCCGCCAGGTCTCCGAGGCCCTGGGCTCCAACGGTTCCACGTCCATGGGCTCCGTCTGCGCCTCCACCCTGTCGATGCTGAACGCCGGTGTGCCCCTGAAGGCCGCCGTGGCCGGAATCGCCATGGGCCTGGTCTCGGACACCGTGGACGGTCAGACCCGCTACGCCGCCCTGACGGACATCCTGGGCGCCGAGGATGCCTTCGGCGACATGGACTTCAAGGTGGCCGGCACCTCCGAGTTCGTCACCGCGATCCAGCTGGACACCAAGCTCGACGGGATCCCGGCCTCCGTGCTGGCCGCCGCGCTGACCCAGGCCCGTGAGGCCCGCCTGCACATCCTGGGTGTCCTGAATGCCGCGATCGATGCCCCGGACGAGATGAGCCAGTACGCACCGCGCATCATCGCCGTCAAGATCCCGGTGGACAAGATCGGTGCGGTCATCGGCCCCAAGGGCGCCATGATCAACCAGATCCAGGACGACACGGGTGCGGACATCTCCATCGAGGACGACGGCACCGTGCTGATCGGCGCCACCGAGGGATCGGCAGCCGAGGCCGCCCGTTCCGCGGTCAACGCCATCGCCAACCCGCAGGTCCCCGAGGTCGGTGAGCGCTACCTCGGCACCGTGGTGAAGCTGACCACCTTCGGCGCGTTCGTGTCCCTCACCCCGGGCAAGGACGGTCTGCTGCACATCTCCGAACTGCGCAAGATCAACGAGGGCAAGCGCGTCGAGGACGTCGAGGACGTCGTCGAGGTCGGCCAGAAGATCCAGGTCGAGATCACCAAGATCGACGACCGCGGCAAGCTGTCCCTGGCTCCCGTGGTCGAGGGCGGCGAGTCCGAGGACAGCGAATCGGATGCCGAGGGTGGCGCCGAGGAGCCCGAGGAGAACTGA
- a CDS encoding M16 family metallopeptidase: MSPTLPIPADFTGTIQDAGHGSVVRRSVLPGGVRVLTEAMPDQRSVTIGFWIAVGSRDEAEGGFGSTHFLEHLLFKGTPTRSAMDIATAFDRVGGESNASTAKESTCYHARVLDTDLPMAIDVITDMVTSALIEPEELETERGVILEELAMDADDPIDTAHEALAAALLDGHELGRPIGGTAETINAVTRERVLEHYRQWYRPDELVVTAAGGLDHDEVCRLVVEALERSGWDLPEGAAPAPRRSHVYTGAEISEGLHRIARPVEQSSILVGGRSVHSLDPDRFALALMNSTLGGGMSSRLFQEIREKRGLAYNTYSFSAAYSDVGYFGLYAGCSPQKAGSVAELMVSELERLAEHGITDEELERARGQLSGGTVLGLEDTGSRMSRLGRAELVTGEFVDLDGALDRLRAVTAEQVQTVAQRLAASPRATIMVGPDVQADVLSGS; the protein is encoded by the coding sequence ATGAGTCCTACGCTGCCGATCCCCGCCGACTTCACCGGAACCATCCAGGACGCCGGCCACGGCTCCGTGGTCCGGCGTTCCGTGCTGCCCGGCGGCGTCCGGGTGCTGACCGAGGCGATGCCGGACCAGCGATCGGTCACCATCGGCTTCTGGATCGCGGTGGGCTCACGGGACGAGGCCGAGGGCGGTTTCGGTTCCACCCATTTCCTGGAGCACCTGCTCTTCAAGGGCACCCCCACCCGGTCGGCCATGGATATCGCCACGGCGTTCGATCGCGTCGGCGGGGAATCCAACGCCTCCACGGCCAAGGAGTCCACGTGCTACCACGCCAGGGTGCTGGACACCGACCTGCCCATGGCCATTGACGTCATCACGGACATGGTCACCTCCGCCCTGATCGAGCCTGAGGAACTCGAAACGGAACGCGGGGTGATCCTTGAGGAACTGGCCATGGATGCCGACGATCCCATCGACACCGCGCATGAGGCCCTGGCAGCAGCCCTGCTGGACGGTCATGAGCTGGGCCGTCCCATCGGCGGCACCGCCGAGACCATCAACGCCGTGACCCGCGAACGCGTGCTGGAGCACTACCGCCAGTGGTACCGCCCGGACGAACTGGTGGTGACCGCCGCCGGTGGCCTGGACCATGACGAGGTGTGCCGGCTCGTGGTCGAGGCGCTGGAACGCTCGGGCTGGGACTTGCCGGAGGGTGCCGCCCCGGCCCCACGGCGCAGCCACGTGTACACCGGGGCGGAGATCTCCGAGGGACTGCACCGGATCGCCCGGCCGGTGGAGCAGTCCTCGATCCTGGTCGGTGGGCGCTCCGTCCACTCCCTGGACCCCGACCGGTTCGCGCTGGCACTGATGAACTCCACCCTGGGCGGGGGCATGAGTTCGCGTTTGTTCCAGGAGATCCGGGAGAAGCGCGGCCTGGCCTACAACACCTACTCCTTCTCCGCCGCCTATTCGGACGTGGGTTACTTCGGCCTCTACGCCGGCTGTTCCCCGCAGAAGGCCGGCTCCGTGGCCGAGCTCATGGTCTCGGAACTGGAACGCCTGGCCGAGCACGGCATCACGGACGAGGAACTGGAACGCGCCCGCGGCCAGCTCTCCGGCGGCACCGTGCTTGGTTTGGAGGACACGGGATCCCGGATGTCCCGCCTGGGCCGGGCCGAACTGGTCACAGGGGAGTTCGTGGACCTGGACGGCGCCCTGGACCGGCTCCGCGCCGTGACGGCCGAGCAGGTGCAGACGGTGGCCCAACGACTGGCCGCCTCCCCGCGGGCCACGATCATGGTCGGGCCGGACGTGCAGGCGGACGTACTCTCCGGCAGCTGA